The Oncorhynchus tshawytscha isolate Ot180627B linkage group LG30, Otsh_v2.0, whole genome shotgun sequence genome includes a region encoding these proteins:
- the LOC112229036 gene encoding SLC35A4 upstream open reading frame protein gives MADDKLKDLAELKDQLEDIQRRVEKEVQAGIPQGGSVLASPFLKGFLAGYVVSRLRSSAVLGVVLGTCTGIFAAQNFGVPNIEETLKDYFNTLKGPSN, from the exons ATGGCGGACGACAAG CTAAAGGATCTGGCAGAGCTCAAGGACCAGCTAGAGGACATTCAGCGCCGCGTGGAGAAGGAAGTACAGGCTGGGATCCCACAG GGTGGCAGTGTGCTGGCCTCTCCTTTCCTCAAGGGCTTCTTGGCAGGATATGTTGTGTCTAGGCTGCGATCCTCTGCGGTTTTGGGTGTGGTCCTTGGGACTTGCACAGGCATCTTTGCAGCTCAAAACTTTGGCGTGCCCAACATTGAGGAAACTCTGAAAGACTATTTCAACACTCTTAAAGGACCCAGCAATTAG